The Mesorhizobium opportunistum WSM2075 DNA window ACGAATGCTCGGTTGCTCCTTGAGCGCTGTTCATTGGATAGGTTGCCGATCGTGGAGCATGTCGAAATCTTCATGTTGCCGCCCGGAACCGTCGCCGGGACAGGGCCGATGACACAGGGACAGCCGATCAGAATTGGCGCGACGGCCAAGCGCCCCACAATTGCCGATCTCGCCCGCGAAGCCGGAGTGAGCGTAGCAACGGTCGATCGCGTCCTGAACGATCGTCTTCCGGTGCGGGAGCGGACCGCGCGGCTGGTCCATGAAGCCGCCCACGCGATCGGCTATCATGCGGCGGGTCTCATCAAACAGCGCTTGCAACGGGACCTGCCGCAGTACCGGCTAGGCTTCATCCTGAGAAAGCCGGCCCAGCATTTCTACCAAGATTTCGCGCGCGAGGTCAAAGCAGCGGTTACTTCGGCCGAGACCTTCTATGGCATTCCGGTTATCGAATTCGCGCCTTCGCATTCGCCCGGGGAGCTGGCGGCTAGCCTCAAGAATCTTGGTAGGCGCTGTCACGCGATCGGCATGGTGGCGCCAGACCACCCTAAGATCACGGCGGCAGTCGAGGAGCTCAAGGCAAAAGGCATCCCGGTTTTCTCGCTGCTTTCTGACTTCGCCGCTGGCGTGCGCGAGGGCTACGTAGGTCTCAACAACCACCGGGTCGGGCGCACGGCAGCTTGGATGTTCTCCAAAGCCGCTAAACGGCCTGGCAAAGTGGCGGTGTTTGTCGGCAGCCACCGTTTCCAGAGTCATGAGCTGCGGGAAAGCGGCTTCCGTTCCTATTTCCGAGAGAACGAGCCAGCATTCGAGGTGCTCGATACGCTCTTGAACTTTGAGAAACGACAGATCACTTACGAGGCGCTACTGCATCTTATGCAGCGGGAACCTGAGCTCGTCGGGTTCTACGTGGCCGGCGGTGGCATGGAGGGTGCCATCTCCGCGCTCCGGGACGAGTGCAACGGTCAGGATCTCGTCGTGATCGTGAATGAAATCACGCCGGAGTCACGGGCGGCTCTCGCGGATGACATCGTCACGATGGCGCTCGCCACACCACTGCGCCGACTTTGCCATGAGCTGATGCTGCTGATGGACCGCGCCCTCAAGAACGGCACGGCGGAGACATCGGGCCAGACATTTCTGCCGTTCGATATCTATGTGCCGGAGAATATCTGAATGATGTGATTCCATCAGTGCGTGCTAATTTCCTATCATAAATGCAAGAATCGCTCGATTGACTAGCCTGCTCTAATCAGCTTTGTGCATCCGCCTGCGGTGGGGCGCGCGGAGAAGCCAGACAAGACTGGCGCCGCACTTGTTGAAGGAAAAGCCAAGCCCATGCGCCAGGTATCTCCCCGCTTTGCGCTGCAAGACATGGCGGCGCCTTCTGTCGACGTCAGTGCCATTTTCGCAATTGCGCGTGATCAGGGCCTGACCGATGTTCAAATCCGTGACCATCGTTTCAGCAATCCTGTTGCACGCGCCATTCCGGCTGCTGAGGTCCGCTCGGCCGCTACCGAAGCCGGCGTCACGATAATTTCGATGAACGCTTTGCAGCGCTTCGACGACTGGACTGCCACCCGCCGGGCGGAGGCGAGCAAGCTGGCCGACTACGCTGCGGCCTGCGGGGCCAAGACGGTCGTGCTGGTGCCAGTCAACCACGGCTCGCGCGCCAGCGCTGGCGAGCGCCATGACGGTCTCCGCCTCGCTCTAAACGCGCTCAAGCCGATCCTCCAATCGCGCGGGCTTATCGGCCTGATTGAGCCGCTGGGCTTTCGAACCTGCTCGCTCCGATCAAAGAGGGAAGCGGTCGAGGCCATTGCCGCGGTTGACGGCCAGACCGTGTTTCGCCTGATGCACGATACGTTCCACCACACGCTCGCCGGCGAGACCTCCTTGTTTGGCGAGCTTACCGGACTCGCGCACATTTCAGGCGTGAACGACCCGATGTTCTGGATTTACCCGGATCGCCTTCCTGGAGGTTCTGACA harbors:
- a CDS encoding TIM barrel protein; this translates as MRQVSPRFALQDMAAPSVDVSAIFAIARDQGLTDVQIRDHRFSNPVARAIPAAEVRSAATEAGVTIISMNALQRFDDWTATRRAEASKLADYAAACGAKTVVLVPVNHGSRASAGERHDGLRLALNALKPILQSRGLIGLIEPLGFRTCSLRSKREAVEAIAAVDGQTVFRLMHDTFHHTLAGETSLFGELTGLAHISGVNDPMFWIYPDRLPGGSDNASQIQALLDHGYAGPFSFELVEEVCTMDELAGALAASIAFIQRVLSTRKQLVEEVESEMDV
- a CDS encoding LacI family DNA-binding transcriptional regulator, yielding MTQGQPIRIGATAKRPTIADLAREAGVSVATVDRVLNDRLPVRERTARLVHEAAHAIGYHAAGLIKQRLQRDLPQYRLGFILRKPAQHFYQDFAREVKAAVTSAETFYGIPVIEFAPSHSPGELAASLKNLGRRCHAIGMVAPDHPKITAAVEELKAKGIPVFSLLSDFAAGVREGYVGLNNHRVGRTAAWMFSKAAKRPGKVAVFVGSHRFQSHELRESGFRSYFRENEPAFEVLDTLLNFEKRQITYEALLHLMQREPELVGFYVAGGGMEGAISALRDECNGQDLVVIVNEITPESRAALADDIVTMALATPLRRLCHELMLLMDRALKNGTAETSGQTFLPFDIYVPENI